Part of the Candidatus Brocadia sinica JPN1 genome, CCTTAAACCTAGCTGGTTATCGGAAACCCTGTCTATTGGGGCTCTGGATGACGAGATTTAAAAAATAGACTATGTACGTAGAAGCCTATGTTGAAATGTCTAGGGACGCGGGTTCAATTCCCGCCGCCTCCACCATAACATATTGATATTGCTAGACTTACAAAACCACTTTTTCTGCTGGTGACGGTTTGGTGACGGTTTGATCTTTTAGCGATAGGTTTATGATGTCTGCTTTCAGTCTTCCAACATCGGTATGAATGTAGTATTTTTCGGCCATTTTTGTTGATGAATGCCCTAATAACTTCGCCACGTTAAGAAGTGGTATGCCTTTATTAGCCAACTGAGACGCTACGGAATGCCTTGTTGCATCGTAGAGACGGATTGACTGGCTTAATCCAACTTTCTCCCTTATATCATCCCATATTCTTCTGAGACTATTTTCTGAATAATGCTTACCGGTTTTAGAATTTACAAACACGTAGGCATTAGGAAGATTGTTTTTTATACGGTCTGTGATATATGGAAGCAATTCTGGATGAAGTGGAATTGTAGAATCCTTTGAATTTCTTCCTTTCCTTCTTTCCAGAAACACCCTACCGGAAAAGGTTGATGATATAGTAATCACACCATGTTCTAAATCAATGTCCTTACACTTTAAAGCCCGTGCTTCCGATGGACGGCATCCATGCAACATTAAAAAGGCAAAGATAGGTTTGTGATCATCCGGAACGACCTCAAAGACTTTCTGTTGTAACTCCTGGGTAAGCCAGGTAATCTTTGGTTGTGGCACACCAATAACAGGGAATGACGGAACAACGTCTAGTATTTCAAGGTCAGATTTTAAGTAGTTCAAGAAGGTTTTAAAATTGTCCAGAATGTTTTTAACAGTCTTTTCGCTGAAGTCAAAATTTTTAGCAAGATGTTCCCGGTAGTTTATTACATCTATCTTCCGAAGCTCTCTTGCATCCGTACCGCCAAAGTAATCTTTTGCAATCTGTACAAACCTTCGATAATCCTTTTTATAGCTTGGCGCAATAGAATCAATTTTGAATGTCAGAAACTTATCTAGTAAAGTTGAAACATAAAATTTTTCAAGGTCTTGCTTAACGTATCTTGTGGGATCGAAAGTGCGGTTCTGGATTTCGTAATTGATGTGGCTAAGTAAGCTTGATGCTCTCTGATAAGTATCAATGGCCTGTCCATGTTTATCTGAGAATAAACGAATCCGTTGGCCTTTGTGGAATAGGTCGATGTAAAAACGGTTAGGTACCGTCTTATGTTCTGCACAAATAAACCCAAGTTTTTTAACTTCGGTAAAACTACCCTGACAAACGGGACAATGCCCCTTTGCTCTTATAGCCCCTTTCATGGCATCTTCTCCTTTCTCCTGGAGAAGATACGCTATCAATTCGTTATTTGTCAAGGTCATAAAAAAATATTTTTTATCGCTCGTTGTCCAGCAAACTATTTTTTCTTAACTCAGTGTGAGATAAACACACTTTTGAGCCTTTCGTATCGTTTTGACGTGCCTTAAACCACGTTGAAGACATTCTGAAACGTTTTTAGAAGGCGAAACTATACGATTGTGGCATGCCTTTTAGAAAATTTAAACCGTTCCAAGTGTGAAGTTACGCCCGCCTTTATTTTAGGATTACGTCCAAGTCTGTACGGATGCAAATAACAAAGCCTGTCTTCAAAAAGTAGTTTCCCTGTGCACTCCTTAACCTCTTGTCGTGTCTCAACACAATCAAGGCAATGGGATTTGATACGCTTCAGAGGGGATAAGGTTACGTCTTTTAACCCCACTGCACCATTTACATTCAAGTCTGATTGCTGTCGCTGGTGTCATGGATGCATCGGCCATATCCAGCAACCCCAGTTCATTCCCCGTAGGAGTCTGCGTTAACTTTAATTCTGCCATTCTTTACCCTCCATAAGCTCAATTTGTGCCTTCACTGCAATGGCTTCATTTATCAACAACTTCATTTTGCACATTAATTCAAAATACTTCAGCCATAAAACGGTTAATTGCTCGGTCTTGCTTTCTTCAATTTTTATCATCGTTTTCAACCTCCGGTTGATTAAGATTGTTTGATAAATTTTCCAACGCCTGGCGAAGTTCTTTGCCCAAAATTTCATGCACCCTGGTTTTATCAATCTTGCCCGATGTACTGATTTCGCCGGCCAAGAGAGAAGCCACCCTATCGGGAACAGCAAGGATAGCATCCCTGGTCATCCTGGCCGCTTGAAAGGCTGCCTTCTTTACTTCAGCTGCACTAACAAGCGAACCGCCCAGGCGCTCATAATTGAGTTTAACCGTCTTTGCCCTCCATAACTCTTTTTCAGCACGTGCAGACTCATAATCACTGCTTGTTGCTTTGGAATCTTTTAAAATCTTTTCCCTCCATTGAACGCATTCAGATAAATTGAATGTGTAGCCTTTATGTGTCCGCTCATGCGGAAGGCCTTTGTCCAGCCAATTGCGGACTGACACCTGAGAAATTCCAAATGCCCTAGCTAACTGTTTCAAATTCAACCTTTTTTCCGACATTTTCCACTCCTATAAAAATTGCATTTTTGGGGTCACAATCTGTGAATGTTTCGAGGTCGTCTTGCCCCCGTACAAAAACGCTTTCTGGAAGTACCTTAGCCTTTGCCCCGCAACAACTTACAACACGCTTCCTATTTCATGTGAAGTAATGGCTGCCCGCTATGAAACAGTAACCGGGAGAACGAGCAGCCGTGGAGGACTCCCGTTTTATCTTACGACCTTCCCGCCTACGATCTTTGCCTTGCCCCCCTTTGTGCTTTCATGCATGCCTGATAAGAGCTAAGTGATACAAACTCCGCCCTGATGCTTGAATTCGTTTCCCAGTTATGGAGAATTTCTTGCTCAAAGGTCACGATCTTTGGTTGCCTAGGTATCACGGCTTGTGGATAGCTCCGAGTAAACGGGACACCCGCCCGCAATTGTGCAATGGCATTCATCGCCTCTTGCTGTGTGGGTGTAATCGTTGGAGCTTCGGCCTTGCTTGGTGTCTGTGCTTCAGCTAATTGGGTTTTAGGACGTTCACCCTTGCAACCACCCCTGATAAATTGCAGTGTAGCCCAATGCTCCCGTCTCCAGGGTTCGTTACTGATATCAGCTTCCGTTTTACCCTCAAATTTTCTTTCAAGATAAGACTTTATTTTCGTCAAAGGTTCATGATTCTTAGGATCATCCGGGCAATAATGTTGAAAACTATCTAATCCAACCGGACATCGTTTCGTTTTTTCCATGATTCGTATCCTTTTGAAAAAAAGTGTTTTAGAATTTAAGGAGCATGGGTGCTGGTTGATGGACGGACACCCATGCCCCGGCCTGTGGAGGAATAGGCTTACTGATTCGTTAATTGACATTTTTTAGCCCTCCAAAAAAAAGACTGATAAAGTTAAAACCCATAAAAAAAAGAAAGTTTTAAGAATTAAACGCCTTGTGCGCTTGAACAATTAAATCCGATAGCTCTTTCACCAAATTGGCCTCGACAAAATCACCGCAAAAAACAGCCTCAATCCAGGCCTTTGAAAAACCACGATTGTTGTATAGCCTGAACGTCTGATTGTTAAAATGGCCTTTCACACATCTTGCAACTCCATTACGATAATCAATTCTTCCCTTTTTCCGCTCCCCGGACACGATAGGAATTTTTATCTTCATTGAGTTTTACCTGCTCCCTTTTGGAGTATTTTTATCATGGCTTCAATGAATTTTGGCGAAAAGGTAATGCCTTTCTTCGTTGGCAGATAGTTTCCATCATCGCCCTGGAAGAAAGTTCGCATGTCAACATATTTGTGTCCTCTGTATTCTTTGAGGCCGATTACGATTTTGTCGGTTTCCGACTTAACAATTTCGCCTAATACTGTGTCTAGTTGTTCCATTTTTGCCCTCCAAAAAAAAGTTAAATCATGCACGCACACCCTTTACAATCAGGTAATGCATCGTAAAGTTTTTGATACACAACGTCGTAAGCCTTTTCAGTTTTTAAAATTTCAGGAGCGTAATTTGGCGCAAAATAGCCCACCCGCCTTAAAATGATGGGTTTGTACTCTTTGTACCAGGTTTCGTTTGCACAAAATTTTTCACCTGGCTTAATGGTTTTAATCCCGTGCAATAGGTCATCAAAGTAAGGGTCGATTGCAATAATAGTTTCCCATGTGAGACTTCCCTTTATGGCCGTCTGCCTTGCCTCTCTTTCTTTACAAAAAGAGACAAAATCACTGTCGATAAGTTCCATTCCGTATACCTCCATTAAAATTAATTCGGTCGTCTCCAGCCACTCGTCTGGATAAATTTAATCCCGCCTACTAATTTGAATTCACATTCCATGCGATTTGGGTTAACATCGGGTTTTACCCAATTTTTTGCCTTTACAATCTTCAACCTTCCCGGCGACATACTCAGGTATAGCCGCGCCTTTTCTGCAGAGAAATCGCCGCCCCGCCCAAATTCCTGACCAGCCTTCTTTTGCAGGGCAATTAGCACAAAGCCCGTTTTTAGTCGGTCGAAAATCTCTTTTATATCCCTGGCGATTTCGTAGAAATTTTCGGACTTTTCCACATAGTCAACAATGGTGAGGCCATCAGGCAGGATCAGGTCTTGGAAATTACAAGAACGTTCGATGAACTCAATTTTTTTCCATTCGGATTCAGGGACGCCTAAAGGCAATGTTCGACTTTTTATCTCTTCGCCGCTCATTTCTGAAGTCAAAAAGCGGACTTTCATACGCTCCCTGTTCATGCATGCAAAATTAAGGCAGAGAGCAGTTTTCCCAGCATCAGTCTCTCCAGCGACTACAGCGACAGATTTGGGCAACACGTAGACTTTTTCGTGAATTCCGAACGGCCATACAATTGGAAGAGGATTTATGGAAACACTTGACAAGTCTATAACTTCATAATCTTTTTTAATTTTACGAAAGCAACCGTTTTTTTCCCCGTGACGCTCAATAACGCCTTCCTCGCAAAGGCGTGACAGAATTTTTGACAAATTCTTTTGTTCGTCCCTTGACGACACTTGTAGACATTTGACGACGTCTGACGACAAAAAAACGCCGTTTGACGACAAAATCCACTCTTTTACTTCGTCTGAAAACTTCCCATCCCGCTTTTCTTGCCGTTTTAGTGCACTCTCAATTTTGTCATTTACCCATTTTTCATCAACTTCCTCGCCCCAGCTAAGTATCAGTCTTCTAAGCACTTCGGATGCAAGGTTAATATCAATGCCAGATTTTACTAAACCGTTTGCAACCGCAAAAAGGTCATTATCACGACGCCCGTTTGCAAAAGGTGTCGTCAGATTTGTCGTCACACCCTCTATATATAATGTATTTTTATTTAATGGTGCACTCCCGTGAGGTCGTGCACACTTGCCAGGGGGTTGAGACAGAGTCTCAATTACATTTGAGGGCATAGGCTGTAAGGCATCTCGTGTAAGTCCGGAAACATTTAGCCAACTATATTTTTTACCTTGTGAATTAATAGAGGGGGGAGCAATAATTACGCCGCCATTTGCCCTAACATCAACTTTGGAAAAAACAGCTGTCTTAGTTTGAAGGTCTTCAGGGCATTGGAAATAATAATGGCGCCCCCCTCGTGGACTCACGGCGATTGGACTTTCAAACATTTCGGGAAGTATGAAATCAATCTTTTCACAGGCCTCGGACGAATCGCAATCAATAACACAAATCCCACTAATTTTGCCGGTAACAAGACCAATCATCGCCTTTGAATATTTCGAAAACATCTCTTTGGTTTCCTGCTCAGAAGGCATTCGGGTTTGAAATTCAGCCCATTTCACCAATGGCTTTTTATCGGTCGGACTCATTGGAATTACCGGGAAGCCTTGCTCCAAATACATAAGAGCTGCATCAAGCGTTTTCATTTGTGGGATACCTCAAATAATGCCTTTTTGATTTTTTCAAGGTCGGACTGCCTGAAAACACGATGACCATTGTCTAACGTTAAAAAATCTTCGGCTTTTAATCTTTTGGATTCAAACAGGTAAATTAGTCGATGTCGTGGGATGTTAAGGATTCTCAATACCGCTGAGACACTGAGTAGCCTTTCTGTGTCGTGTGGATGCGAAAGATTTTGCATCGTGTATACCTCTTAAAATTGTTTAGAATAAAAGGCTTTTCTATAGGAGGTATATACGACTTTTGGAGTCGTATAAAATTTTTTGTAGGATTTTTTAAAACTGTGGGATATTATTCAAATTCCCAGAAGGTAGGTTCTTTCGGCTTGTAGGAAAAGGGAGTGCTTTTGTAGTTTAATGCATTCTCTAAATGTTTCCAAACAGGGTTTGATTTAGATTGAATATTTTTCAAAACTCTTGTAATTGCCCGATAAACTGCATCATACTTCTTTTTGTATTGAGGGTTTGAAATTTTATTTGGTGTTTTGAGTTCCTTTTCAATTTGCTCCTTTTCGTACAATAAATTTGCTATATCGATATCGCCTTGGGTTTTTTTGACAATCTCTAATTTATCGGCGATCTCATTTTCTATTGCACCAAGTCTTGATTTTAGTGTTAAAATATATTCTCCATCTCTCTTTTTTTCCTGCGGTGAATATTCACAAACAGTTAAATCTTCCTCAATTGCTTCGGTTGTCTCTTTTTGCCCAGCCCTAATTCCGTTTATCGCCTGATACAGCGCATCCAATGAGAATTCAACGGACTGATTTTTTATTAGATGTCGGATATACTCCAAACCTTTGAGATTTGGAAGCGTAAAATCATATTCCCCCAATTTAATAAACCATGATGCACCTTCTTTTTTGAAAAAATTTCTTTTTGAATAATCAAGGGTTTCTTCTCCAATTTTAGCCAGCGGTTTTATATCCTCAACGGTTTTAGTCAATCCCTCTACAACCCCGAAAGATGCTATTTCTTGCGCCTTTGCTAATAGCTGGACAGCTATTAGCACCTGCTTTAATATACCGGAATCGTCTTCTTTCTCTCGATAATACAAAATATCTTCCAGGATGCTCCAAGCTGTCTCTATTGTCAAAACAGCCAATATTTCTACGTCAGTAATTCTTTCGTCTAGCGATGTGCTCTCACTTCTGGTTATATCAATAGCCTCTTTCCATGCTATATCGGGTGTTGCATCGTATCTATACGGGGAGTACCGATAAAGATATTTTTGCACTGAATAACAGG contains:
- a CDS encoding tyrosine-type recombinase/integrase — its product is MTLTNNELIAYLLQEKGEDAMKGAIRAKGHCPVCQGSFTEVKKLGFICAEHKTVPNRFYIDLFHKGQRIRLFSDKHGQAIDTYQRASSLLSHINYEIQNRTFDPTRYVKQDLEKFYVSTLLDKFLTFKIDSIAPSYKKDYRRFVQIAKDYFGGTDARELRKIDVINYREHLAKNFDFSEKTVKNILDNFKTFLNYLKSDLEILDVVPSFPVIGVPQPKITWLTQELQQKVFEVVPDDHKPIFAFLMLHGCRPSEARALKCKDIDLEHGVITISSTFSGRVFLERRKGRNSKDSTIPLHPELLPYITDRIKNNLPNAYVFVNSKTGKHYSENSLRRIWDDIREKVGLSQSIRLYDATRHSVASQLANKGIPLLNVAKLLGHSSTKMAEKYYIHTDVGRLKADIINLSLKDQTVTKPSPAEKVVL
- a CDS encoding MerR family transcriptional regulator, producing the protein MSEKRLNLKQLARAFGISQVSVRNWLDKGLPHERTHKGYTFNLSECVQWREKILKDSKATSSDYESARAEKELWRAKTVKLNYERLGGSLVSAAEVKKAAFQAARMTRDAILAVPDRVASLLAGEISTSGKIDKTRVHEILGKELRQALENLSNNLNQPEVENDDKN
- a CDS encoding transcriptional coactivator p15/PC4 family protein, encoding MEQLDTVLGEIVKSETDKIVIGLKEYRGHKYVDMRTFFQGDDGNYLPTKKGITFSPKFIEAMIKILQKGAGKTQ
- a CDS encoding bifunctional DNA primase/polymerase, with the translated sequence MKTLDAALMYLEQGFPVIPMSPTDKKPLVKWAEFQTRMPSEQETKEMFSKYSKAMIGLVTGKISGICVIDCDSSEACEKIDFILPEMFESPIAVSPRGGRHYYFQCPEDLQTKTAVFSKVDVRANGGVIIAPPSINSQGKKYSWLNVSGLTRDALQPMPSNVIETLSQPPGKCARPHGSAPLNKNTLYIEGVTTNLTTPFANGRRDNDLFAVANGLVKSGIDINLASEVLRRLILSWGEEVDEKWVNDKIESALKRQEKRDGKFSDEVKEWILSSNGVFLSSDVVKCLQVSSRDEQKNLSKILSRLCEEGVIERHGEKNGCFRKIKKDYEVIDLSSVSINPLPIVWPFGIHEKVYVLPKSVAVVAGETDAGKTALCLNFACMNRERMKVRFLTSEMSGEEIKSRTLPLGVPESEWKKIEFIERSCNFQDLILPDGLTIVDYVEKSENFYEIARDIKEIFDRLKTGFVLIALQKKAGQEFGRGGDFSAEKARLYLSMSPGRLKIVKAKNWVKPDVNPNRMECEFKLVGGIKFIQTSGWRRPN